The Tolypothrix sp. PCC 7712 region GGGGATTGCTGACAAACACCACAGGCGGATTTAACTGCATAGTGAAAATATCGCCATAGCGTTTAGCACAGGCTTCCATAAACGCCATTGGCTGGAAAATCCACTGAAGCATTTGGACAAACGCTGGAGATTGCGGGCCGTTTGGTAGTTTCATAGGCTTGGTTTTGTGGTTTATTTCTGTTTTGCCAATTCAGAACCCAGAAAAAAATTAAATTTTTCTGAATGACTCATAGAAGCTGCTTATCTTTGGGTTGCGAAAGTGCAATAAACTGTTACAACTTGGAAGTTGTGATAAAAATACGAAAAACCTGGTATTTTAGAGTTATTCAATAACTAGATTTACTAAAATTACTAGAGGTTTACTAGATGTACTCTAAACAACGTAACAGCAAGGCTTCCAACCAATTAGCTGATGTGAAGATAGGAATTGACAAGGGAAGTCTCAGATTGCAATTCTCAAGCCGTATCAGTCAGAAGTTCTATACAAAGAGACAAGCCTATAAAGGACTAGGTAGAAGTGACACACCAGAAAACAGACAATGGGCTGAGGGAATAGCACGACGGATACAGGAAGATATTGACTACCAAAATGGCACTAACTTTGACCCATCCCTAATTAAGTACCTGGATATCAAGCCGATGTTGGCTACAGTTACTCAGCTACCAACCGCAAAACCATTACCTAAGCTTGGGGAACTATGGGAAGAGTTTATGGAATGGAAGCTAAGTATAGGGAAAATAGAGAGAACTACTTACGAAAAAATTTACACAGTTGGATACACAAACTTACTCAAACCCTATCTAGATAGACCCCTAGACAATGAAACTGCTGATGAAATAATCAAAGATTTTTTAGCTAGACAGAAAAATAGAGACAACATCAAAAAAACGCTCAGTCTATTAAGTGAAATATGTCAACGCGCTATAAATCAGAAACTACTCACTGAAGATTATTTTGCTGAGATAAAACAACATTACAAAGTATCTAAAAAGTCAAAACAGTTAGTTGAGGCTAAAGATTATAAAGCATACACAGTAGAAGAGAGAGATTTAATCATTGATTACATCAGGAATCACAATCGAAAAACAATTAATCAAATAGCTGATTTAGTTGAGTTCCTATTCCTTACAGGTTGTAGACAAGGTGAAGCGTTTGCTTTGAAGTGGCAACATATCAAGTTTGATACTGGTTGGATAATTTTTGGAACATCGTATGATTCTGCAACAAAAATAACTAAAGGTACTAAAACTGACGGCGTTAGAATTTTTAAAATGAAGGGAATGAATAGATTAATTAGTCTACTTAAAAGACTATATGGTGATGGTAAAAATCCTGATGATTTAGTGTTTAAGACTAAAAATGGTAAGCGTATAAATCGAGGGACATTACAAAGTGGCTGGCAATATCAGACAAGTACTGTAAGAGGTAAAAAACATACATATCCCGGTGCTGTCACAGAATTAGCCAATGAAGACAAATTGCAATACCTCAAACCATACTCAACAAGACATACATTTATTAGCATTCAAGCTAATAATGGGGCTGATTTAAAACTCTTAGCTGATAGTTGTGGTAACTCAGTTGATGTCATTATCGAGCATTACTTAGACGCTAATCGTAATACTACGTTGAAAGACATTTAAATATACTTAGCTAACATAAATCAAAAGAGAGTATAAATACTCTCTTTTTTTGTGTGCTAGAGCGCATAGAAAAAC contains the following coding sequences:
- a CDS encoding tyrosine-type recombinase/integrase; the protein is MYSKQRNSKASNQLADVKIGIDKGSLRLQFSSRISQKFYTKRQAYKGLGRSDTPENRQWAEGIARRIQEDIDYQNGTNFDPSLIKYLDIKPMLATVTQLPTAKPLPKLGELWEEFMEWKLSIGKIERTTYEKIYTVGYTNLLKPYLDRPLDNETADEIIKDFLARQKNRDNIKKTLSLLSEICQRAINQKLLTEDYFAEIKQHYKVSKKSKQLVEAKDYKAYTVEERDLIIDYIRNHNRKTINQIADLVEFLFLTGCRQGEAFALKWQHIKFDTGWIIFGTSYDSATKITKGTKTDGVRIFKMKGMNRLISLLKRLYGDGKNPDDLVFKTKNGKRINRGTLQSGWQYQTSTVRGKKHTYPGAVTELANEDKLQYLKPYSTRHTFISIQANNGADLKLLADSCGNSVDVIIEHYLDANRNTTLKDI